In Myxococcaceae bacterium JPH2, the DNA window CGCGAGTCCTGGTGCAGGAACTGGGGCATCCCCTGTCGCTGCCAGCCGTGCCGCTGATGGGCACCTGCATCATCCTGCCCAGGGACGTCATGACGCGGCTCCTGCCGGACGCGGATTCCCAGCATGGCCGGTGGATTGTCGGTGGGATGGCGCGGCTCTTCTCGGAGCATGTGCGCTCCCTGCTTTGCTCCGTGCCCGAGTTGACCATTCATGATGCGCCGCAGTTCGCGCGGGCAACACAACAGATGGTCGCCGCCTGCCTGGCGACCATGCACGACTCGCTGGCCGCGGCCCGGCCGCAGCTCCATGCCGCCCTCGCGACGCAAGCGCGTCGGTACATAGAGAAGAACTTGATGGCCCCAGACCTCTCCGCGCAGCGACTCGGTGCGGCCCTGGGCCTGTCTCGGTCCGTGCTGTACCAGTTGTTCGAGTCAGCCCACGGGGTGGCGAGGTCCATCCAAGGGCGCC includes these proteins:
- a CDS encoding helix-turn-helix domain-containing protein, which encodes MQELGHPLSLPAVPLMGTCIILPRDVMTRLLPDADSQHGRWIVGGMARLFSEHVRSLLCSVPELTIHDAPQFARATQQMVAACLATMHDSLAAARPQLHAALATQARRYIEKNLMAPDLSAQRLGAALGLSRSVLYQLFESAHGVARSIQGRRLERTHAVLCDPTEHRRIADIADEHGLPNEAHFSRAFRRRFGCSAKDVRGARVGRLLQGSARVPTPCAGSAHLGFAGWVKQLRAS